TGACCAAACTTCCTCAGAAGTTTTAAAATTTAGAGGTGCAGAAGGAGCGCGGTTGACAATATAACAAGCCATATTAATTGCCTCTGTCCAAAAATCTTTTATCAACCCTGCATTGGTGATTATACACCGTGCTCTCTCCAAAAGTGTTCTATTCATACGCTCAGCcgcaccattttgttgaggcgtcATCCTGACGGTGTGGTGTCTaacaattccttcattcttacaaaattcattaaatttacttttacaaaattttatgCCATTATCTATTCTAAGCCGCTTAATTTGTTTTCCTGTTtatttctcaatcaaaactttccattgtttgaaagttaagaaaacatcatttttatgcttaagaaaatatacccaaactttccttgaataatcatcaatgaaagtcaacatgtaCCTGGCACCTTCTTTAGAAGGAGCACGAGAAGGCCCCCAGAGGTATGAATGAATATAGTCCAAAGTTCCTTTTGTCCTGTGAACTGCCGGCAACTGGAAGCTAACTCTCTTCTGCTTTTTAAAAATGCAATGTTCACAAAATCCCATCTTTCCAATACTTTGATTACCAAGAAGACCTCGTTTACATAAAATAGATAAGCCTTTCTCGCTCATGTGCCCCAATCTCATGTGCCACAATTTGGTGAAATCAGAATCGGACAAAGTTGATGTTGAAACAGTAGCAGCACCTGTAAcagtagatccctgcaaaatatacaaagtactagatctgtgtgccttcataacaacaagagcATCTCGAGTGATTTTGCGAATTCCACCTCCAGCTGAACCTGCACACAATAGACTCAAGAGtgcccaaagagatgagatCTTTCTTTAAATCTGGAACATGTTTAACATTTGTGAGCGTCCTCACAATACCATCGTATATTTTAATCCGAATTGTGTCTTTGCCAACAATTTTACAAACAGCGTTGTTACCCATTAAGACAACTCCACCTTcagttgattcatatgttgaaaaCCAGTCCCTATTGGGACACATATGATATGAAACAACTCGAATCTAAAATCCACTCATTGTTAgatctaaaattatttttcgtTGCACAAAAAATAGTTCTATCATCCTCATCAACTGCAATACTAGCCTCGGTGGTGTcactctttttctccttttgcttttctttatttttcaatttatagCAATCAGAGATAATATGACCATTCCTTTTACAATAGTTGTACACCACATTTTTATGCTTGGATTTGgatctacttctattttctATATTTCTCTTTTCAAATCTGCCCCGAACAAACAAGTCATCGGCTTGACTCCTATTAGTTTCCCTAGTAATATCCATATCTATCtgctctttagattttaatacagatttaattttttgaaacgaaATTGTTTCTTTTTCATAAATCATAGTATTGCGAAAATGTTTAAAAGACTGGGAAAGGAAACACAAAAGTAATAGGGTctgatcttcatcatcaattttcgaatctatattctccaaatTCATAATAATGGAATGAAATTATCAAGATGGGAGAGTATAGAAGTACTTTCAGACATCTGAAACATATACAGGCTCTGCTCCAAATATAGCTGATTTTCAACTGTCTTCTTCATATACAAGGCTTTTAAATTGTCCCACATAACCTTGGTTGTAGTCTTCATTGCTAACTCACGCAATACCTCATCGGAGAGATTTAAGATTATACTAGATCTAGTCTTCTTATCCATTTCGGCGAAATTCGCATCCTTTACATCTTTTGGCTTGTTCTCAATTCCATGAATTGCCAAATCAACTCCGTCGTGTATCAAAATGGCCTCCATATGGAGCTACCACATGCCGAAATTGACATTCCTGTCGAATTTCTGGACAACTGTCTTTGTTATTgtcattgttgccacaaaatctGTAATTATATCACTAGGTCTACGGACTTCACAGAACAGGCCCCACAGGTGGATCCTACTGACCCCACAGAATGGGCCCCACAGGTGGACCCTACTCGGTCCCACAAATGGACACCACTCGGTCCCACGGACGGATCCCACAAGCGGACCCTACACGGTCCCACAACGGATCCCACTAGATTAACAAGCCCGAGAAAATTTTTTCTGATGTGGAAGATCAGATTATAATGCAACCACAGAGCATCTCAGAATAATCTCAGGCTCTGATATCAGTTTGTTAGGACTGGCCCAGAAAATAGACAAATAACGAAGACATAATAAAGAAATAGAGACACCAaaaatttacgtggttcggtcaattTAACCTACATCCACGGGCGAGAGAGGAGTAAAATTTTTACTATGAAGAAGGAAATACAAAAATCGCAGGAAAGTGGTTCCTAAGCCAAAAAGGCACTTACAAAAGGTTTAGGAAATATTCCTAAAGTCAAAATAAGAGagtctaaaatatttgactacaAATGGGTTAGATGATCCAAGAAACTAATAGCCTATATAATATTCTCTTGAGTGGTGCACATAAAACCTTCAATAATCTCTTCTATTTATAGGCTCACCAAAGGAAGCTTTCCGCTGTTGGCTTCGATGTGGGACGAAGCAAAGCATTGGTCAACACTCTTCATCGCTTCACTAGACCACTTCTATGGACTATTTTTCTCTGTAATTTCATCAGCTTTCCCAATTTTGTCTCACAAAAGTGAACCGCAACTTTAGTCTtagtgaaagaaaaaaagaaagatgaaatTGTTGAAGGAGCATTagaaatttcttcaattttttcaatcTGATTGAAGAAAAGGGAAGACCCGGAAGCTTGGCAAAGTAGAAATTGCAAAGAAAGTTTCAGATTTTGGGTTTACAGATGTGAtcttttgacaaaaatattaaaaggGTATAAGATTTATATAAAGTTGTTATGATTGATAGTTATAGACATGGCATTAGATGTATAAATAAGTAAAATTTGTACGATATGATCTGTTGCTTTCATGGATACATAACAGTTGCAAGTGATCCCAAAAGATGTTTATTGCTTACATGATAGTggggaaaaatgcacttttcatcctcaaagtttgggTAGCTGACCAATTTTATCCTCACTATTTCACCTCAAACACATTTCATCTTCAAAGTTccgtaattttggccaattaaggacaattgacgGGAAATAGAGGAAAAATTAAATATTGGGATGGAACTTTGCACTTGAGAAGCACGATCCGTCAGATCCAACTTCATACCCAACATAACCGAGTCAGATCCAACTGGAGCCATTTTTTCTAACGGACGAAAATTTGGAAAatagcaaaaggaaaaaagctCCAGTGTTCTCCATTCTTCAGCCCTAAAAGTTTTGTTTGGCCAATCGTTTCATGCACTTTTCGTGCATCTGCTAGCAAGAAGGATGGCATAGACGGCATCCGTGGAGCATTTTAGGTGAAGAAAAAAATGGCATTGTGGAAGAAAGAGCTCCATATTTGTCCACCCCCAAATTACGGTCTTTATACCCAAAATCAACAACTATATTGCATAAAGATATGTGTTTTTTTGGAGAAGGAAACCTGATATGTGGTCCcttgtatttgtactttttTTCCCCACTATAATTTATGACTATTTTTTTTCCAGATCTGGCCATTTGCATGAGgtataaataaattaaacaatTTGTCTTGGTTTGATTATAGTAGTGTGAATGTGGTCCCTTATGTCTGATGATAGTTGCTGCTTGACTATAATTTTGTGGTGAGCATGATTAATAAACAATAATGCTTGGTTTATTTTGCCGGCCATGTGTATGGTAAAAGTGTTAAAGTGGTCCTTATTAAGTAGTTTTTGTGTGGGTCAACAGTTTGTTGTGCTGAAATGATGAAGCTTTTTTTTCCTGAAAAATCTGATATATATTGTTTTCTTTAACCAGAAATGGACAGCACATTTATTATATTAAGATGTCACCATGGAGGCCTCATTTCATATACTCCTGATCCCCATTATAAAGGTGGAGATTTGTGTGTTTTTTACTATGTCGAGAGTATAGGTCTAAATGTTTTCGAAGTGAATAGATTAACTGAGAGTACTGGTGTATATGGTCATAAGGTGTACTATGGTTGAAAAAATAACACCTTTAGAAGGATAGACAGCAGTAGGGAGTTGAATGGTTATGTTAAGGGTGAGGTTGGACCAACTAAGGAAGTTAACTTATACCTTGAAATATCGTTTCATGAAATTCTAGTGCAACAACTTGGTTATGATCCGTATGAGGTAGATGAGACCGAAAATGAACCCCAAAATGGTGATGGTAACAATAATATTAGGGATGAAGGTCAAGGAGGGTGTGCTGCTAATAATTGTGATAATGATTCCAATGCAAGTGATGAGACTTTTTTTTCAGCTATTGATTCAAATTATGAAATAGGTGATGATGCTGATGATGGTATATTTCATGATAATGTTGACAAAAATACTGAATGGTTGGGGGTAGATAATCATAGGAAAGAAAATGTGGTTCCTGATCCTTTGAATGAAACAGAGAAGGTTCCTGATTCTAATGAAACAGAGCAGGTCCCTGATTCTGAATCTGATTTTGCAGCATCCATGAGTCTGATGATGAAGAGTCTAAATTGAGGTCTCGTACTTTTGATCCTAAGCATATTGACAATTCAAAATTAGAGTTGTACATGTCCTTTACAAGTCTGAAACTTTTCAAGACTGCTGTGCATAATTATATTGTGAAACAAGGCAGGCCTTGTAAGTTTGTGAAACAAGATATAGTGAGGGTGAGGGCTAGATGCAGAAATAGTGAATGTAATTGGGTTATATATGCTAGAAAGTTAAGTGGGGATGGAACTATTCAAATAAGAACATTTGAAAATAATCACACATGGGGTTTTGCATATGATAACCCTCTTGTGCATTTTGGATGGGTAGCTAGAAAGTACTGTGAAGAGTTTATGTGTAATTCTAAATTAGATTTGGAGCATTTTAGGAAGATagtaatgaaagaaaatagGTGCTCCTTTACAAAAAATCAAACATATAGGACAAGGACAAAAGCAATGAAAATTGTTCAGGGCAATGAAAAAGACCAGTACAGCAAATTAAGAGTTTATATGCGTGAAATTCTAAGATCCAACCCTAGTAGCACTATTATAATGAAAACTGTTAATGGTTTTAAAGACTCAAAAATAGGGAAAGACAGATTTGAGAGGTTGTACTCTATTTTCCTGGAGTGAAGCATAGTTTCCTAGCTGGATGTAGGCAATTTATTGGAGTAGATGGCACTTTTTTGAAAGGATCGGGAGGAGGATTTTTGCTAGTAGCTGTTGGAGTTGATGCCAATAATGGCATTTTTCCAATTGCATATGCTGCAGCAGAGGGTGAAAATAAGGACTCATGGTGCTGGTTCTTCAAACTATTAAAAGAAGATTTGAAGATTGAAAAGGATTATGAGTGGATAATAATAAGTGACAAACAAAAACATCTAATTGAAGCATGTGATATGATTTTCCCAAATGCAGCCCACAGATTTTGTGTGAAACACTTGCACAATAATTTTTCAACTGCTAGTTTCAAAGGAGAAGGTTTGAGGAGAGCATTATGAACTATTGCCAAAGCAACAACACCAGCCCAATTCATTTGCAGAATAGAAGAAATGACTGAAATTGATGTAGAGGCAGCCAAGTGGTTTGATGACAAACCACCAAGTCAATGGAGCAGAGCTTACTTTAGCACTCATCCTAAATGTGCTATGTTATTGAATAATATCTGTGAATGCTTCAACAACAAAATTCTTGATGCTAGGGAGAAGCCAATAATTGAAATGTTTGAAACAATACGGCTGTACATGATGCAgagaatgcaaaaaaaaataggGATCTGGCCAAAGAGAAGTAGCAAATTTATCCTTACTGTCCCAGAATTCTTCATATTAAGCAGAAAAATATAGATAAAGCACCTGAATGTTTTTCATTCAAGTCAAATGATGATCTTTATGAAGTCAGCTGCCCATATGGTGACCAATATGCAGTGAACATCAAGGAGCAAACATGCTCTTGTAGAAAATGGGAACTAACAGGTATTCCCCGTCCCCATGCCATTGCTGTATTGTGGATGGCTAAAAAGAATCCTCTGCGATATGTTTCAAAATGGTATATAGTGGAGACATATATGAAGTGCTATGAAGGATCAGTGTGTCCCATGAATGGAGAAAGTGAATGGGGGCTTACTGATGTTGGTGAAGGCCCTTTGCCATCCTTATATGGGAGAGCAGCTGGAAGGCCTAAGAAGCTGAGAAGGAGAAGTTCAGAGGAGGTTCAACAAGCTACggaaaaaactaagaaaaaggtGACAAGAGTGGGATAGATTAACAAGTGTAGATACTGTCATCAAAGGGGACATAATATGAGATCCTGCAAGCTTCTCAAAGCTGCTCAAGATGGAGAAGTTACAGAAACTGATATTAGTTCAAGCCAAGTTGCTGCTTCTACCAATAATCTAGCAAGCCAAGATGGAAAAAAAGCTGTAAGTTGTCTTGATGACTTGTTACATCTATTTTTGCTATTTGGTAGATAAATGACATGTTTTCCTTTTAAACTGTAGGGAACAAGGAAAACCAAGAAGCCTGCTGCTgagttttcaaataaaagggtagaaaaaCCTGCTacatcttttgatttttgtcttTATGCAATTTGACTTTTGCTACCTCACTGTTTTGTGCAGAAGAGACAGCAATGTACAAGAAGAGTTGCAGCTACAGTTTGTAATGATGATTCAAACACTAAACATCAACAGGATAGTGAGCCACTGGTTGAGATTGACATAACATCCTCTGCCCCAGATCAAGTGGACCAGGATATGTACAAAGTGTTTGGGCTGTCAACGTCTCAAGTCAAATATAGTACCAAACAAGCCAAAACACAAACTGAAGAACAAATAGAGATGCCCTTCAGGATTAGAGATGTTCATATGCATGTTGCTGCTGCtgccaagacagatttaagtgTTCCTAGTTCATCTAGATCAAAGGGAAAGGAGAAACTACTGTGATGGAGAAACAACATGCTGAATAGTTGCTGCTTTTGTTCAAGCCAAGTTGTTGCTTTTGTAATTAACATGACTTTTGTTGTTTCAACTTTTACCTTCTCTAGTAATTATGGAAGTGCAGGCTGTAATGTGATAGCTTACTTTATTTCGTTTATGGACCCATGTTCAACAACAGTCATATAGTTTGCTTTATTTCATTTGGAATGCACTTTAATTGTATTGAAGTTATTGGAGTTATTGAAGTGCACAACAAACTGGAGTGGAATGCACTTTATTTCGTTCATTGAAGTTATTGGAATGCACTTTCATTTGGAGAAGTTGCAGTGAAGTCATGTAATTGTATTGAAGTTAAAATGCACAATCATGTAGTTTCTAGCTTGTTTTATTTGCATTCGTTTTCCAGCTTGGTTTATTTGCATCTAATT
This Coffea arabica cultivar ET-39 chromosome 3e, Coffea Arabica ET-39 HiFi, whole genome shotgun sequence DNA region includes the following protein-coding sequences:
- the LOC140038547 gene encoding uncharacterized protein, encoding MTEIDVEAAKWFDDKPPSQWSRAYFSTHPKCAMLLNNICECFNNKILDAREKPIIEIILHIKQKNIDKAPECFSFKSNDDLYEVSCPYGDQYAVNIKEQTCSCRKWELTGIPRPHAIAVLWMAKKNPLRYVSKWYIVETYMKCYEGSVCPMNGESEWGLTDVGEGPLPSLYGRAAGRPKKLRRRSSEEVQQATEKTKKKVTRVG